In Phragmites australis chromosome 16, lpPhrAust1.1, whole genome shotgun sequence, one DNA window encodes the following:
- the LOC133896382 gene encoding xyloglucan endotransglycosylase/hydrolase protein 8-like, with protein MARWSHLASLAIALALLQAASSESWLYDQFTTDGNIRAYEASGQQVAMVSLDQHSGGGFNSKEKYLFGEFSIQMKLVPGNSAGTVSSLYLSSGEGDGHDEIDMEFMGNSSGQPVVLNTNVWANGDGKKEHQFDLWFDPAADYHTYTVIWNPKNIIFKVDENVIRCFKRYADLPYPDAKPMTVHATLWDGSYWATQKGKVPIDWSGAPFVVSYRGYSANACASGSSCPAGSDKWMNRQPDNAEWGTVAWAERNYMRYNYCDDGWRFPQGFPGECSRN; from the exons atggcCAGGTGGTCTCATCTCGCGTCCCTCGCCATCGCCCTCGCGCTCCTGCAGGCCGCTTCGTCGGAGTCCTGGCTCTACGACCAGTTCACCACAGACGGCAACATCCGCGCGTACGAGGCTTCCGGCCAGCAGGTGGCGATGGTCAGCCTCGACCAGCACTCCGGCGGCGGCTTCAACTCCAAGGAGAAGTACCTCTTCGGCGAGTTCAGCATCCAGATGAAGCTCGTCCCTGGCAACTCCGCCGGCACCGTCAGCTCCCTCTAC CTGTCGTCGGGCGAGGGCGATGGGCACGACGAGATCGACATGGAGTTCATGGGCAACTCCAGCGGCCAACCGGTGGTGCTCAACACCAACGTGTGGGCCAACGGCGACGGCAAGAAGGAGCACCAGTTCGACCTATGGTTCGACCCGGCCGCCGACTACCACACCTACACCGTCATCTGGAACCCCAAGAACATCATCTTCAAGGTCGACGAGAACGTCATCCGCTGCTTCAAGCGCTACGCCGACCTCCCCTACCCAGACGCGAAGCCCATGACGGTGCACGCCACGCTGTGGGACGGCAGCTACTGGGCGACGCAGAAAGGCAAGGTCCCGATCGACTGGTCCGGCGCGCCCTTCGTCGTCTCCTACCGCGGCTACTCCGCCAACGCCTGCGCCAGCGGCAGCTCGTGCCCCGCCGGCAGCGACAAGTGGATGAACCGGCAGCCCGACAACGCCGAGTGGGGCACCGTAGCCTGGGCCGAGCGCAACTACATGCGCTACAACTACTGCGACGACGGGTGGAGGTTCCCGCAGGGCTTCCCCGGCGAGTGCAGCCGCAACTGA